The DNA region GTGACTGTGCCCGCCCGGTGTTCCCGGGCGGGCACAGTGCGTTGCTGCGTGGGAGGGGCTGGAAGCGTCAACCCGGTGGCGAGGCGTTCATCCCCTGGGACGGTTCGAAACGGAACGGCCACCGGCGCTCCCGTTCCCGCCGGTCACGGGCGCGACGCGTCCGTCGTGGCACTCCCTCCTGCCCGTCCCGGCCGAGGCCGGGCAGCTCCACCGCGTGCCGCACCCGCAGGTCGCAGCCGTGCCCGGCGGGCGGACCGCCCGCCGGTGCGCGCCGGCCGGGTGCGTACGCCGCCGGCCCCGCCGCCACGGCGAGCGCCCGGCGGGGCCCCCGCCCCCGCACCTGCGGTACGTACACCTTTATGTCCATCGAACGGATGGGCGCGGTGCCCGTGCGGCAGAATGACCGTGCCCCGGCCGGCTACTCAGTGATGGAACGGCGATATGACGATGGCAGCGGTAGACCATTCCTCCTCCGAGCGGGACCCGGAGCAGGGCGCGGACAGCGGCAGGAGGACCGTCGGCGGCAGCCGCGCGTTCGCGCTGCTGCTGGTGATCACGGGAGCGGCCGGGCTGCTCGCCGCCTGGGTGATCACCATCGACAAGTTCAAGTTGCTCGAGGACCCCAGCTTCACCCCGGGCTGCAGCCTGAACCCGGTCGTCGCCTGCGGCAACATCATGAAGAGCGAGCAGGCGTCCGCCTTCGGCTTCCCCAACCCGATGCTCGGCATCGCCACCTACTCGGTGGTCATCGGCATCGGTATGGCGCTCCTGGCGGGAGCACGCTTCCGCAGCTGGTACTGGCTCGGCCTCAACGCGGGCACACTGTTCGGCGTGGGCTTCTGCACCTGGCTGCAGTACCAGTCGCTGTACAACATCAACTCGCTCTGCCTCTGGTGCTGCCTGGCCTGGGTCGCCACGATCCTCATGTTCTGCTACGTCACCACGCACAACGTCAAGCACCGCATCCTGCCCGCCCCCGCCTGGCTCAGGAACGGCCTCACCGAATTCCACTGGGTGCCGCCGGTGCTCTGGATCGGCATCATCGGCATGCTGATCCTGACGCGCTGGTGGGACTTCTGGACCAGCTGACGGAGCCGGCGGTCCTGTCGGTGGGGTGGCATAGGCTTCCTGCGTGGAGCCCGACCTCTTTACCGCAGCCGCCGAAGACCGCCAGGAGAAGGATCCGTCCGGCAGCCCCCTGGCTGTCCGGATGCGTCCTCGCACGCTGGACGAGGTGGTCGGCCAGCAGCACCTGCTCAAGCCGGGCTCGCCGCTGCGCCGACTCGTCGGGGAGGCCGGAGGAGGGCCCGCGGGCCCCTCCTCCGTGATCCTCTGGGGGCCGCCCGGTACGGGCAAGACGACCCTGGCGTACGTGGTCAGCAAGGCCACCGACAAGCGCTTCGTCGAGCTCTCCGCCATCACCGCGGGCGTGAAGGAGGTGCGGGCCGTCATCGAGGGCGCCCGCCGCGCCACCGGGGGGTTCGGCAAGGAGACGGTCCTCTTCCTCGACGAGATCCACCGCTTCTCCAAGGCCCAGCAGGACTCGCTGCTGCCCGCCGTGGAGAACCGCTGGGTGACCCTCATCGCGGCCACCACGGAGAATCCGTACTTCTCGATCATCTCACCGCTGCTCTCGCGCTCCCTGCTCCTCACCCTGGAACCGCTCACCGACGAGGATCTGCGCGCCCTGCTGCGCCGGGCCCTGACCGACGGGCGCGGCCTGGGCGGCGCGGTCACACTGCCCGAGGCCGCCGAGGCCCACCTGCTGCGGATCGCGGGCGGCGACGCCCGCCGTGCGCTGACCGCACTGGAGGCGGCGGCCGGCGCGGCCCTCGCCAAGCACGAGCCGGAGGTCACGCTGGCGACGCTCGAGGAGACCGTCGACCGCGCCGCGGTGAAGTACGACCGGGACGGCGACCAGCATTACGACGTGGCGAGCGCCCTGATCAAATCGATCCGGGGGTCGGACGTGGACGCCGCCCTGCACTATCTGGCCCGGATGATCGAGGCGGGGGAGGACCCGCGTTTCATCGCCCGGCGGCTGATGATCTCCGCCAGTGAGGACATCGGCCTCGCCGACCCGACCGCGCTGCCCACGGCGGTGGCCGCGGCCCAGGCGGTGGCGATGATCGGCTTTCCCGAGGCGGCGCTCACCCTCAGCCACGCCACCATCGCGCTGGCCCTGGCCCCGAAGTCCAACGCCGCCACCCTGGCGATCTCGGCCGCGCAGGACGATGTGCGCAGAGGGCTCGCGGGCCCGGTCCCGGCGCATCTGCGCGACGGCCACTACAAGGGTGCGGCGAAGCTGGGCCATGCCCAGGGCTACATCTACCCGCACGACGTGCCCGGCGGCATCGCCGCCCAGGAGTACGCCCCGGACGCCGTCCGCGGCAGGCGCTACTACGAACCCACGCGCTACGGCGCGGAGGCGCGGTACGCCGATGTGGCCGACCGGGTCCGCGAGCGGCTCGGCCGCGGCGAAGCGGGCGGTACGGCACCGTCCTGACCGCCCCCGCTCAGCAGGACGCCGCTTCGAAGAGCGCAGGGCCGACCTCTTCGGCGCCCCACAGATCCTCCACGGACACTTCGGCGATCTCCGGCCTCAGCACCGACCGGCCCGGCCCCGCCCAACCCGGGACGCGGGTGAGCCGGCCGGCGATGCGGGCCCGGCCACGGACCGTGCGGTACGGAGACGGGGGCGACATCGGTGATCTCCAGCACAGCGGCCCGGCCATCGCCCTGCGCGTGGCTCGCGGCCCGTACGAGCGGGGAATCGGCGGGGCAACCGAGGAGCAGATCGCCTTCGGACCCACTGTCCTGCTGTCCGGCATCGACCGGTCCTGGGGGCTCACCACCAGGCCTGGTACGAGCAGTGCGGCGGAGCAGGTACTCTGTACGAGAGTTCGTGTGCGTTCGGCTGCTGACGGCAACCGAACGTTTTCAAGCCCGCTGGGACGCGGCTGACCACGATCAGATCGGCCTTCCGTCGTAGCGGCGCCTTTTCAGATGCGCCGCCGCTGTCTGTGCTGTCCGTGACGTGTGTGGTGTTCCCAGGGCGAGACATGCGATCTCCTTGAGTAAGGTAAAAAACCTACAACGGAGGTCTGGAGAACGTGCCTAACCAGTCGCGTCCCAAGGTCAAGAAGTCGCGTGCCCTCGGCATCGCCCTGACGCCGAAGGCTGTCAAGTACTTCGAAGCCCGCCCCTACCCGCCGGGCGAGCACGGCCGTGGCCGCAAGCAGAACTCGGACTACAAGGTCCGTCTGCTCGAGAAGCAGCGTCTGCGTGCGCAGTACGACATCAGCGAGCGCCAGATGGCGCGTGCCTACGACCGAGCCAAGAAGGCCGGCGGCAAGACGGGCGAGGCGCTGGTCGTCGAGCTCGAGCGTCGTCTCGACGCCCTGGTCCTGCGTTCGGGCATCGCCCGCACCATCTACCAGGCCCGCCAGATGGTCGTCCACGGCCACATCGAGGTCAACGGTGGCAAGGTCGACAAGCCGTCGTTCCGCGTCCGTCCCGACGACGTCGTGATGGTCCGCGAGCGCAGCCGCTCCAAGGTCCCCTTCCAGGTGGCCCGCGAGGGTGGTTACGACACCGACGGTGAGACCCCGCGCTACCTCCAGGTGAACCTGAAGGCCCTGGCCTTCCGCCTGGACCGGGACCCCAACCGCAAGGAAATCCCGGTCATCTGCGACGAGCAGCTCGTCGTCGAGTACTACGCCCGCTGATCCAGGCGTAGCGCTCAGCCGAGCTCGGGCCCGCCCCTCCCTGTCGTCCGGGAGGCGGCGGGCCTTCGCGTCTTCCCGGCGGCCCCACCGTGCGGCTCCTCGGCGGCCGGCCTGCCGAGCGCCCGCGCCACCGCGGCCCTCATGTCCAGCAGGGCCCCCGAGCGCCGCTCCGCCTCGTACCGCGCATCGCCGAGATCCGCACGGGCCCGCTCCTCGCACCGGGCCCGGGGCCCGCCGTAGTGGGCCGAGCCGAAGACGGGCAGGCCCACCGAGGGCCAGATCCGCTCCGCGGCCCCCTGCAGGACCGCCGCCTCCGCCGCGTCGCCCTCGACCGACGTGAGCAGGGCCAGCAGTTCCAGCGAGAGCACCGTGCCGAGCAGGTCGTGGAAGGCGTGCGCGATGGACAGCGCCTCACCGAGCATGCGCCGGGCGTGCCCGTGCCGCCCGCGCGCCAGCGCCGCGTACGCCAGGACGTACAGGCAGTAGGCCAGAGCCCACCGCTCACCGTGGTCCTCGCAGACCCCGCGGACCTCCTCGCAGATCTCCGCCGCCCCGTCGAGGTCCCCGCGGAAGGCCACCGCCATCGCCAGCTCGACCTGCGCCATGAGCACGTTGCTGTTCAGCTCTCCGATCGCCCGGTAGCGGGCCAGGGCGTCGTGGAACAGATCCTCGGCGCGCGCCGGATCGTCCGTGACGAGCGCGAGGCAGCCCGTGCGGTGGACCGCGTAGGCGACGGCGGACGCGTCCCCGGAGAGTTCCCCCTCCTCCCGGCACTCCCGCAGGGCCGACATCGCACCGGCCGGGTCCCCCTGCAGCACGGCGACGTACCCGAGCACCCACAGGGCCTTGAGCCGCGACGGATCGTACGCGGACTCCTCCTCCAGTACATGGTCGAGCCAGTGGCGGCCCTCCGAGAGCCGGCCGCAGCCCACCCAGTAGAACCAGAGCGTGCCCGCCAGGTACTGGGCGAGATGGACCTCGTCGGCGCTCTCCATCGAGCACTCCATGGCCCGGCGCAGATTGGGCAGTTCGCTGTCGATACGCGCCGCGACCTCCGCCTGCCTCGGGC from Streptomyces sp. B1I3 includes:
- a CDS encoding vitamin K epoxide reductase family protein, whose translation is MTMAAVDHSSSERDPEQGADSGRRTVGGSRAFALLLVITGAAGLLAAWVITIDKFKLLEDPSFTPGCSLNPVVACGNIMKSEQASAFGFPNPMLGIATYSVVIGIGMALLAGARFRSWYWLGLNAGTLFGVGFCTWLQYQSLYNINSLCLWCCLAWVATILMFCYVTTHNVKHRILPAPAWLRNGLTEFHWVPPVLWIGIIGMLILTRWWDFWTS
- a CDS encoding replication-associated recombination protein A; amino-acid sequence: MEPDLFTAAAEDRQEKDPSGSPLAVRMRPRTLDEVVGQQHLLKPGSPLRRLVGEAGGGPAGPSSVILWGPPGTGKTTLAYVVSKATDKRFVELSAITAGVKEVRAVIEGARRATGGFGKETVLFLDEIHRFSKAQQDSLLPAVENRWVTLIAATTENPYFSIISPLLSRSLLLTLEPLTDEDLRALLRRALTDGRGLGGAVTLPEAAEAHLLRIAGGDARRALTALEAAAGAALAKHEPEVTLATLEETVDRAAVKYDRDGDQHYDVASALIKSIRGSDVDAALHYLARMIEAGEDPRFIARRLMISASEDIGLADPTALPTAVAAAQAVAMIGFPEAALTLSHATIALALAPKSNAATLAISAAQDDVRRGLAGPVPAHLRDGHYKGAAKLGHAQGYIYPHDVPGGIAAQEYAPDAVRGRRYYEPTRYGAEARYADVADRVRERLGRGEAGGTAPS
- the rpsD gene encoding 30S ribosomal protein S4 is translated as MPNQSRPKVKKSRALGIALTPKAVKYFEARPYPPGEHGRGRKQNSDYKVRLLEKQRLRAQYDISERQMARAYDRAKKAGGKTGEALVVELERRLDALVLRSGIARTIYQARQMVVHGHIEVNGGKVDKPSFRVRPDDVVMVRERSRSKVPFQVAREGGYDTDGETPRYLQVNLKALAFRLDRDPNRKEIPVICDEQLVVEYYAR